TTTCATCTACATCCGCCAGACTCAGGATCAGCATTGCTATGACACCGGTTCTATCCTTACCCGCAGTACAGTTAAACAAGGTACAGCCACAGGTATTTTTACTGATCATTCTGAGAACCTGTGCAATCTGCTTACGGCTACCCTCTAATATTCTGATATATATCGAACACATAGATTCAGGAAAATCCCTTTGTATTTCGTTCGATTGAACATTATCATATAGCGGAATGGAGTGATACATGGCTTCATTGTTTAAAGCAAAAACACTCGGCTCTTTTTGGATCTCATAGGGGCTTCTTAAATCAATAACGTAGTTTACTCCCTCCCCATAGCTTAAAAGCTTTTTCACATCCTCATCGTCTAATGCATGAAGACTGTCCGAACGAAGAATACGTCCTTTCATCAGTTCACAATTATTTTTATTAATATAGCCGCCAAGGTCTCTCACATTATAAGCATGTGATAAGTTTAA
The window above is part of the Novisyntrophococcus fermenticellae genome. Proteins encoded here:
- a CDS encoding tyrosine-protein phosphatase — encoded protein: METIQEVSRPLNLSHAYNVRDLGGYINKNNCELMKGRILRSDSLHALDDEDVKKLLSYGEGVNYVIDLRSPYEIQKEPSVFALNNEAMYHSIPLYDNVQSNEIQRDFPESMCSIYIRILEGSRKQIAQVLRMISKNTCGCTLFNCTAGKDRTGVIAMLILSLADVDERVIVSDYETSAKNMEPVFHIMKEQMKKKGYFMPEHLLKSDSAEMEETLDYLDEKYGGASGYLATLDIKKAELDSLKRLLTNMNGDE